The following nucleotide sequence is from Chloroflexia bacterium SDU3-3.
CAGGTGCTCGCAGCTCTGCTCAATGATAGCGATCACCGTAAGGCGCTGCGGCGTCAGGCGGTAGCCCTGGCGCCGCAGCTGCTCCACGATACCAGAAACCTGCATGTGTTCGGTGCCATAATCCTCTGTCATGCCCGCCAGTATACCACGCGGGGCCGCCAGCAGAGGTCAGCGGGCTTGGAAAAGCGCTTTAGCTGATGCTGTGGTAGCCGCCACGATAGTACAGCAGCGGCATACCCTCGGTCAGGTGGATCTCCTGCACCTCGCCGACATAGATGCTGTGGTCGCCGCCGGGCAGCGCCGCATGCAGGCGGCACTCGATCGAGGCCAGCGCGCCATGCAGCACCGGCCCGCCAGCAACCCCAGGCTCCCAGGCCACACCCGCAAACTTATCACTATCCGAGCTGGCGAACTTGCGCGAAAGGTGCTCCTGCTCAGCTGCAAGCACATTCACCACAAAATGCCCCGCCAGGGGAATGATATCGTGGCACGAGACGCGGGTATCAATGCACACCAGCACCAGCTGAGGGCGTAGCGACAGCGAGCTAAACGCGCTCACCGTCATCCCGTAGGGGGTGCCATCATACATGGTTGTCACCACTGTCACGCCGCTGGCAAAATGGCCCATGGCCTGGCGAAATCGAACTTCTTCAGCAGCCATACCTCTTGTCTCCCACCAAGTCGCATACTACCAGCAAGCATTATAGCAGCGCACAAAAAAACCACCACCTGAACCTTCGTCCAGGTGGTGGGGGGTTGGTAGCGGCGGGTGGATTCGAACCACCGACCTTCGGGTTATGAGCCCGACGAGCTGCCACTGCTCCACGCCGCGTCAGCTGCCAGCACCCGTGATGCCCTCCTCGGGCGCCA
It contains:
- a CDS encoding flavin reductase family protein — its product is MAAEEVRFRQAMGHFASGVTVVTTMYDGTPYGMTVSAFSSLSLRPQLVLVCIDTRVSCHDIIPLAGHFVVNVLAAEQEHLSRKFASSDSDKFAGVAWEPGVAGGPVLHGALASIECRLHAALPGGDHSIYVGEVQEIHLTEGMPLLYYRGGYHSIS